In the Girardinichthys multiradiatus isolate DD_20200921_A chromosome 4, DD_fGirMul_XY1, whole genome shotgun sequence genome, one interval contains:
- the LOC124867295 gene encoding E3 ubiquitin-protein ligase RNF128-like: MGEKIQQSLLVILLCLSGFVPRSAAFVFWTALVETRYFLSSNDIMPKYCECGLYGRNSPLEKASGIVMVPKGDPMGCGPEAVYSQNSSSEPWIALVKRGNCTFSEKINAAKRQGAAGVVVYNVDSSGNGITQMSHSEADETVAIMIGNIQGTEIARSVKNGTVIYMVIDVGSPHGPWMDTYWLYFLSIAFFIVTAASIAYLVFISANRLFSLSRHRRTEKRLKSEAKKAIGRLEVHKLKRGDELTSSDSMVKGADGPVY, translated from the exons ATGGGTGAGAAGATACAACAGTCGCTGCTGGTAATTTTGCTGTGTTTGTCAGGGTTTGTTCCCCGTTCTGCTGCCTTTGTGTTTTGGACCGCCTTGGTGGAAACACGCTATTTTCTCAGCAGTAATGACATCATGCCAAAGTACTGTGAGTGTGGGTTGTATGGCCGTAACTCTCCTCTGGAAAAAGCCTCAGGCATTGTGATGGTTCCCAAAGGAGATCCCATGGGCTGTGGCCCAGAAGCTGTCTACAGCCAGAACTCCAGCTCTGAACCGTGGATCGCACTGGTGAAAAGGGGCAACTGCACCTTCAGCGAGAAGATCAATGCTGCCAAACGTCAGGGAGCAGCCGGGGTGGTGGTGTACAATGTGGATAGCAGTGGAAATGGCATCACTCAGATGTCTCATTCAGAAGCAGATGAAACCGTTGCTATCATGATTGGGAACATTCAAGGCACAGAGATCGCCAGGTCAGTGAAAAACGGGACTGTCATCTATATGGTCATTGATGTGGGCAGTCCTCACGGGCCGTGGATGGACACATACTGGCTGTACTTTCTCTCTATTGCCTTCTTCATCGTCACAGCTGCCTCAATTGCCTACTTAGTGTTCATCTCTGCAAACCGTCTCTTCAGCCTAAGCAGACACAGGCGCACTGAGAAGAGGCTGAAATCTGAGGCCAAAAAGGCCATTGGGCGCCTTGAGGTGCACAAACTGAAACGAGGGGATGAACTCACTTCCTCTGACTctat ggtcaaaggagcagacgggccagtttattaa
- the LOC124867294 gene encoding E3 ubiquitin-protein ligase RNF128-like, with protein sequence MGEKIQQSLLVILLCLSGFVPRSAAFVFWTALVETRYFLSSNDTMPKYCECGLYGRNSPLEKASGIVMVPKGDPMGCGPEAVYSQNSSSEPWIALVKRGNCTFSEKINAAKRQGAAAVVVYNVDSSGNGTTQMSHSEADETVAIMIGNIQGTEIARSVKNGTVIYMVIDVGSPHGPWMDTYWLYFLSIAFFIVTAASIAYLVFISANRLFSLSRHRRTEKRLKSEAKKAIGRLEVHKLKRGDELTSSDSMCAVCIESYKGGEVVTVLTCDHIFHKACIEPWLLERRTCPMCKCDILKALGVEEDDKVSMSMNSPPEVTVITVAGGDTLYEVPLNGPMSLEPEQEYHHYDNRAFEEDSEAARG encoded by the coding sequence ATGGGTGAGAAGATACAACAGTCGCTGCTGGTAATTTTGCTGTGTTTGTCAGGGTTTGTTCCCCGTTCTGCTGCCTTTGTGTTTTGGACCGCCTTGGTGGAAACACGCTATTTTCTCAGCAGTAATGACACCATGCCAAAGTACTGTGAGTGTGGGTTGTATGGCCGTAACTCTCCTCTGGAAAAAGCCTCAGGCATTGTGATGGTTCCCAAAGGAGATCCCATGGGCTGTGGCCCAGAAGCTGTCTACAGCCAGAACTCCAGCTCTGAACCGTGGATCGCACTGGTGAAAAGGGGCAACTGCACCTTCAGCGAGAAGATCAACGCCGCCAAACGCCAAGGAGCCGCTGCCGTGGTGGTGTACAACGTGGATAGCAGTGGAAATGGCACCACTCAGATGTCTCATTCAGAAGCAGATGAAACCGTTGCTATCATGATTGGGAACATTCAAGGCACAGAGATCGCCAGGTCAGTGAAAAACGGGACTGTCATCTATATGGTCATTGATGTGGGCAGTCCTCACGGGCCGTGGATGGACACATACTGGCTGTACTTTCTCTCTATTGCCTTCTTCATCGTCACAGCTGCCTCAATTGCCTACTTAGTGTTCATCTCTGCAAACCGTCTCTTCAGCCTAAGCAGACACAGGCGCACTGAGAAGAGGCTGAAATCTGAGGCCAAAAAGGCCATTGGGCGCCTTGAGGTGCACAAACTGAAACGAGGGGATGAACTCACTTCCTCTGACTCTATGTGTGCCGTCTGCATTGAATCCTACAAGGGGGGCGAGGTGGTGACGGTGCTAACCTGTGACCACATCTTCCACAAGGCCTGCATCGAACCCTGGTTGCTGGAGAGGAGGACCTGCCCCATGTGCAAATGCGACATCCTGAAGGCCCTGGGAGTCGAGGAAGATGACAAAGTCAGTATGTCTATGAATTCTCCACCAGAGGTCACTGTGATCACAGTGGCAGGAGGAGACACCCTGTATGAAGTCCCACTGAACGGGCCCATGAGCCTCGAACCAGAGCAAGAGTACCATCACTATGACAACAGGGCCTTTGAGGAAGACTCAGAGGCTGCTAGAGGGTGA